A part of Terriglobia bacterium genomic DNA contains:
- a CDS encoding response regulator transcription factor: MTSGSRGKPPDPRTGPDPASPARKILLVEDEPALVITLSDRLTSEGYVVESAGDGTTGLERAATGTFDLVVLDVMLPGRDGFDVCRELRRRGCEVPVLMLTARSQSVDKVVGLKLGADDYLTKPFEMMELLARVESLLRRARTPIAASVGTYAFGEVEVDFRRGEVLKEGRAVDVSALEFKLLSYLVEHRGQLLSRDQLLHEVWGYDATPYSRTVDVHVASLRHKLEPTPSKPRFILTLHGRGYKFVG; the protein is encoded by the coding sequence ATGACCTCCGGGTCGCGAGGGAAACCCCCCGATCCGCGGACGGGACCGGATCCGGCCAGCCCCGCCAGGAAGATCCTGCTCGTCGAGGACGAGCCAGCTCTCGTGATCACGTTGAGCGACCGGCTGACCAGCGAGGGGTACGTGGTGGAGTCCGCGGGCGACGGGACGACGGGACTCGAGCGCGCCGCGACCGGGACGTTCGACCTGGTCGTCCTGGACGTCATGCTGCCGGGGCGCGACGGGTTCGACGTCTGCCGCGAGCTGCGCCGGCGCGGGTGCGAGGTCCCCGTCCTCATGCTGACCGCCCGGAGCCAGTCGGTGGACAAGGTGGTCGGCCTCAAGTTGGGGGCCGACGACTATCTCACCAAGCCGTTCGAGATGATGGAGCTCTTGGCGCGCGTCGAATCCCTGCTGCGGAGGGCGCGCACGCCGATCGCCGCTTCGGTGGGGACCTACGCGTTCGGCGAGGTGGAGGTCGACTTTCGCCGGGGAGAGGTCCTGAAGGAAGGGCGCGCCGTGGACGTGTCGGCCCTGGAGTTCAAGCTGCTGTCGTACCTCGTGGAGCACCGCGGGCAGCTCCTCTCCCGGGACCAGCTGCTCCACGAGGTGTGGGGATACGACGCGACCCCGTACTCCCGCACGGTGGACGTGCACGTCGCCTCGCTGCGGCACAAGCTCGAGCCGACGCCGTCCAAGCCACGCTTCATCCTCACGCTCCACGGGCGCGGGTACAAGTTCGTGGGCTGA